One genomic segment of Candidatus Kryptonium sp. includes these proteins:
- the uvrA gene encoding excinuclease ABC subunit UvrA has protein sequence MSDKIVIKGARVHNLKNIDIELPKNQLIVFTGVSGSGKSSLAFDTIYAEGQRRYVESLSFYARQFLERMSKPDVDLIEGIAPAIAIDQKSTVRNPRSTVATMTEIYDYLRLLFARIGKTYCSRCGNLVQKDTPTFVVDKIKHLPEGSKIYVLFPLQMHKGHTIEEEFEALKEKGFYRILVRDELIDLNKLSDYKKLKKEEIYVLVDRLTVRSDMDETRLFDSIEMGFNEGHGYLVVKVLDTNEIFKFSAHFECAYCNVEYEEPEPRLFSFNNPYGACPQCQGFGRTSGIDWDALVPDKTKSIKEGAIYPWKSEKFSWFQKDLLRIAKKVGIPVDVPFKDLKSEHIEIIKNGYDGFEGVIGFFRLLEENSYKVHYRVMLSRYRIYITCDLCGGSRLRKEALNVKVAGKTIFDVVKMSIEEAFLFFHDLKLTEYEEAVSASILSEIRKRLKYLNEVGLGYLTLDRLSGTLSGGEAQRINLATALGSSLVGTLYILDEPSIGLHPRDTHRLIKILHSLKENGNTVIVVEHDKEVIESADHIVDLGPGAGENGGRIVFQGKYEDLLKDENSLTGRYLSGRLQIPVPKERRKPKPGNSIIIRGAKEHNLKNIDVEFPLNVFVCVTGVSGSGKSTLVHDILYASLKKMKDGSYEGKVGKFDKIEGYELVDAVEMVDQSPIGKTPRSNPVTYVKAFDGIREIFASTYLAKVRGYTPKHFSFNVSGGRCETCEGEGYVKVEMQFLADIYLPCESCNGKRYKPEILEVEYRGKNISDVLDMTVKEAIEFFRGHKKVVEKLKVLESVGLGYIKLGQPANTLSGGEAQRVKLSAHLLVSETSPHTLFIFDEPTTGLHFDDIAKLLKSFNSLLDAGHSIIVIEHNMDVIKCADWIIDLGPEAGDRGGYVVAVGTPEEIAQNPNSYTGQFLRKYL, from the coding sequence ATGAGTGATAAAATTGTCATTAAAGGTGCTCGTGTTCACAATTTGAAAAATATAGATATTGAACTTCCCAAGAATCAGCTTATTGTCTTTACAGGCGTAAGTGGTTCTGGTAAATCATCCCTTGCTTTTGATACTATATATGCCGAAGGTCAAAGAAGATATGTTGAGAGTTTGTCTTTCTACGCAAGACAGTTCCTTGAGAGAATGAGCAAGCCAGATGTTGATTTAATTGAGGGAATTGCACCGGCGATCGCAATTGATCAAAAGTCAACGGTACGAAATCCACGCTCAACAGTTGCAACAATGACAGAGATATACGATTATCTTCGCCTTTTGTTTGCAAGGATAGGGAAGACATACTGCTCAAGATGTGGAAATCTTGTTCAGAAGGATACTCCAACTTTTGTTGTGGATAAAATAAAGCATCTTCCGGAAGGAAGCAAAATTTATGTTCTCTTTCCTTTGCAGATGCACAAAGGACATACGATTGAAGAGGAATTTGAAGCCCTTAAAGAGAAAGGTTTCTATAGGATTTTAGTTCGGGATGAACTTATTGATTTAAACAAGTTGAGCGATTATAAAAAACTTAAAAAAGAGGAAATTTATGTCCTCGTTGATCGGCTTACTGTTCGCTCTGATATGGATGAGACGAGGTTGTTTGATTCAATTGAAATGGGCTTTAATGAAGGACATGGTTATCTTGTTGTAAAAGTTCTTGATACCAACGAGATTTTCAAATTTAGTGCTCATTTTGAATGTGCTTATTGCAATGTAGAGTATGAGGAACCTGAACCAAGATTATTTTCCTTCAATAATCCGTATGGTGCATGTCCTCAGTGTCAAGGTTTTGGTAGAACAAGCGGGATTGATTGGGACGCGCTTGTTCCAGATAAAACGAAGAGCATAAAAGAAGGAGCGATTTACCCATGGAAAAGCGAAAAATTTTCATGGTTTCAAAAGGATTTATTGCGTATTGCTAAAAAAGTTGGAATTCCTGTTGATGTTCCGTTTAAAGATTTAAAATCAGAGCACATTGAAATTATAAAAAATGGCTACGATGGATTTGAAGGTGTAATCGGATTTTTCAGGTTGCTTGAGGAAAATTCATATAAAGTTCATTACAGAGTGATGCTTTCAAGATATAGAATCTATATCACCTGTGATTTATGTGGTGGTTCAAGGTTAAGGAAAGAGGCGTTAAATGTTAAAGTTGCAGGAAAGACAATTTTTGATGTTGTAAAAATGTCAATTGAAGAAGCATTTCTTTTCTTTCACGATCTTAAGTTAACAGAATATGAAGAGGCGGTCTCGGCAAGTATACTTTCGGAAATTAGAAAAAGGTTAAAGTATCTTAACGAGGTTGGACTTGGATATTTGACGCTTGATAGATTATCAGGTACTCTTTCGGGCGGGGAAGCACAGAGGATAAATCTCGCAACAGCGCTTGGCTCTTCTCTCGTTGGAACTCTTTACATTCTTGACGAACCAAGCATTGGGCTACATCCGCGCGATACCCATCGCCTTATAAAAATTTTACATTCACTCAAGGAAAATGGCAACACGGTCATAGTAGTTGAACATGATAAGGAAGTTATTGAATCCGCTGATCATATAGTTGATCTTGGACCTGGAGCTGGTGAAAACGGAGGTAGAATTGTCTTCCAAGGGAAATATGAAGATTTATTGAAAGATGAGAATTCCTTAACAGGGAGATATTTAAGTGGGCGTTTGCAAATACCTGTTCCCAAAGAGAGAAGAAAACCAAAACCAGGAAATTCAATAATAATTCGTGGTGCGAAAGAGCATAATTTGAAAAATATAGATGTGGAATTTCCTTTGAATGTGTTTGTTTGTGTCACAGGAGTAAGTGGCTCTGGCAAAAGCACACTTGTTCACGATATACTTTACGCATCGCTTAAAAAGATGAAAGATGGTAGTTATGAAGGTAAAGTTGGCAAATTTGATAAAATTGAAGGTTATGAATTGGTTGACGCTGTTGAAATGGTTGATCAATCACCAATTGGTAAAACGCCTCGTTCAAATCCAGTTACTTATGTTAAAGCATTTGATGGAATAAGAGAAATTTTTGCATCAACTTATCTTGCTAAGGTCAGGGGATATACTCCAAAGCATTTTTCATTTAATGTTTCGGGAGGAAGATGTGAAACATGTGAAGGGGAAGGATATGTCAAAGTTGAAATGCAATTTCTTGCAGACATTTATTTACCTTGTGAATCTTGCAATGGGAAGAGGTATAAACCTGAAATACTTGAGGTTGAATATAGGGGAAAGAATATAAGCGATGTCTTAGATATGACCGTAAAAGAAGCAATTGAGTTCTTCCGCGGGCATAAAAAAGTTGTTGAAAAGTTAAAAGTTCTTGAATCTGTTGGGCTTGGGTATATAAAGCTTGGCCAGCCGGCAAATACCCTATCTGGTGGGGAAGCTCAACGAGTGAAACTTTCCGCACATCTTCTCGTATCTGAGACAAGCCCACACACATTATTTATCTTTGACGAACCAACCACAGGGCTTCATTTTGATGACATAGCTAAGCTTCTGAAATCTTTCAATTCACTTCTTGATGCTGGACATTCAATCATTGTGATTGAACATAATATGGATGTGATAAAATGTGCTGATTGGATAATTGACCTCGGGCCTGAAGCTGGTGACAGGGGTGGATATGTTGTTGCTGTTGGCACGCCAGAGGAGATCGCACAAAATCCAAATTCGTATACGGGACAATTCTTGAGAAAATATCTTTAA
- the queC gene encoding 7-cyano-7-deazaguanine synthase QueC — MSEREIAVVLVSGGLDSCVTAAIAHSLGYELAFLHLNYGQRTEKRELKAFHDIADYYNVKKRLVINVEHLKLIGGSSLTDENIPVEKADLKRTTIPSSYVPFRNANILSIAVSWAEVINATKIFIGAVEEDSSGYPDCRKEFYKAFNEVIRLGTKAGAEGKPIEIVTPVIDMKKVDIVKKGVELNAPLHLTWSCYQREDVACGVCDSCALRLRGFQLAGIEDPIPYEIKPVYI; from the coding sequence ATGTCTGAAAGGGAAATCGCGGTTGTTCTCGTAAGCGGTGGACTTGACTCGTGCGTTACAGCTGCAATTGCACACTCGCTTGGTTATGAACTTGCCTTCTTGCACCTAAACTATGGGCAAAGAACCGAAAAAAGAGAACTAAAAGCCTTTCATGATATAGCCGATTACTACAATGTAAAGAAACGATTAGTTATAAATGTTGAACATTTAAAATTAATTGGTGGCTCAAGCCTAACCGACGAGAATATACCCGTTGAAAAAGCCGATTTAAAGCGAACTACTATTCCCTCAAGTTATGTCCCGTTTAGAAACGCAAACATTCTTTCAATTGCGGTTTCGTGGGCTGAAGTGATAAATGCTACGAAAATTTTCATAGGCGCAGTTGAAGAAGATTCTTCTGGCTATCCAGATTGTCGGAAAGAATTTTACAAAGCATTTAACGAAGTAATAAGATTGGGAACGAAAGCTGGCGCAGAAGGAAAACCAATTGAAATAGTTACGCCAGTAATAGATATGAAAAAAGTTGATATAGTCAAAAAAGGGGTTGAGCTTAATGCCCCATTACATTTGACTTGGAGTTGCTATCAAAGAGAGGATGTTGCCTGTGGTGTTTGTGATAGTTGTGCACTGCGACTTCGTGGTTTTCAACTTGCTGGGATTGAGGATCCAATTCCATACGAAATCAAACCCGTCTACATATAG
- the pyk gene encoding pyruvate kinase, translating to MEKFLNFENIRRTKIICTLGPAVNTIEKIVELINAGMDAARLNFSHGDYEEHLKFIKLLREASTITGKPIPLIQDLQGPKIRTGKLKAEPIELKSGKFVYLSSEPIEGDGEIIPIQYEYLADDLKPGDTILLDDGLIELKVVAIETRKVKCEVVDGGILRSHKGVNLPGVDVRIPSLTEKDIEDLKFGLENGVDYVAMSFVRKKEDIIELLHKMESFGRIVPIIAKIEKVEAVKAIDDIIELADAIMVARGDLGVELPTEDVPILQKMLIKKANKAGKPVITATQMLESMVSNPRPTRAEATDVANAVLDGTDAVMLSSETSIGEFPIDAVKVMDRIIRTTETQYKFYEPIFDLNLKLKDEVDAIGRAACLLAQQLNAKAIVTITHTGATAKAISKYRPSVPIIALTDSDEVVKRLNLIWGVVGIKLKEISETDKTIENAKIQLRESKILNSGDLIIMTAGIPLFQRGSTNMIKVEKI from the coding sequence ATGGAAAAATTTTTGAATTTTGAAAATATCAGAAGAACGAAGATAATTTGCACGCTTGGTCCTGCGGTAAACACGATTGAAAAAATCGTTGAGCTCATAAACGCTGGGATGGATGCAGCAAGATTAAATTTTTCCCACGGCGATTATGAAGAACACTTGAAATTTATAAAATTACTCAGAGAAGCTTCCACGATAACCGGAAAACCGATCCCGCTAATTCAAGACCTTCAAGGACCAAAGATAAGAACTGGAAAATTGAAAGCTGAACCAATAGAACTTAAATCAGGAAAATTTGTATATCTTTCCTCTGAACCGATTGAAGGAGATGGTGAAATAATTCCAATCCAATATGAATACCTCGCTGATGATCTTAAACCTGGCGACACGATCTTGCTTGATGATGGATTGATTGAACTTAAAGTCGTTGCGATTGAAACGAGAAAGGTCAAATGTGAAGTCGTAGACGGGGGAATTTTAAGATCACATAAAGGTGTTAACTTACCTGGTGTTGATGTTCGTATCCCGTCACTTACCGAGAAAGATATTGAAGATTTAAAGTTTGGACTTGAAAACGGTGTTGACTATGTTGCGATGTCATTTGTCAGGAAGAAGGAAGATATAATTGAACTTTTACACAAAATGGAAAGTTTCGGAAGAATTGTTCCAATTATTGCAAAAATTGAGAAAGTTGAAGCAGTTAAGGCAATAGATGATATAATTGAACTTGCAGATGCGATAATGGTCGCAAGAGGTGATCTTGGAGTTGAACTTCCAACCGAAGATGTCCCTATTTTACAAAAAATGCTGATAAAGAAGGCAAACAAAGCTGGAAAACCAGTTATCACTGCAACGCAAATGTTAGAGTCAATGGTTTCAAACCCAAGGCCAACGCGTGCTGAAGCAACAGATGTTGCAAATGCCGTCCTTGATGGAACAGACGCAGTGATGTTAAGTAGCGAAACATCAATTGGCGAATTTCCAATTGACGCCGTTAAAGTTATGGACAGAATAATAAGAACGACCGAAACACAATATAAATTTTATGAACCAATTTTTGATTTAAACCTTAAGCTAAAAGACGAGGTTGATGCAATAGGAAGAGCTGCTTGCCTACTTGCTCAACAGTTAAACGCAAAAGCAATCGTTACTATAACACATACAGGTGCAACTGCTAAAGCTATCTCAAAATACAGACCATCAGTTCCAATAATTGCCCTTACAGATAGCGACGAAGTCGTCAAGCGATTAAACTTAATTTGGGGCGTAGTTGGAATTAAACTCAAAGAAATTTCAGAAACGGATAAGACGATAGAAAACGCAAAAATTCAATTGAGAGAAAGTAAAATTTTGAACAGCGGTGATCTTATAATTATGACAGCTGGCATTCCGCTATTCCAAAGAGGCTCAACGAATATGATCAAGGTTGAAAAAATTTAA